The following proteins come from a genomic window of Rhizobium sp. 007:
- a CDS encoding HEPN domain-containing protein, which yields MIPIVHCLADVNDQLSRGRPFFTDIAKDEIVLYEEPGHPLAQPKALTPEEAKAEAQRYFDQWFASGAKFLKGAKFYLAQQDDNHASFMMHQATEHFYQCVLLVSTLYGPKSHRIKVLRSQAESTDARLVAAWPRDTRFARRCFELLSRAYVEARYSSKYTISDDELQWLVARVKDLQQLVETICKERLS from the coding sequence GTGATCCCGATCGTGCACTGCCTGGCAGACGTCAACGACCAGCTTTCGCGCGGCCGGCCGTTCTTTACCGACATCGCCAAAGACGAGATCGTGCTCTACGAGGAGCCCGGCCATCCCCTCGCCCAGCCGAAGGCTCTGACACCGGAGGAGGCAAAGGCCGAGGCGCAGCGGTATTTCGATCAGTGGTTCGCAAGCGGCGCAAAATTTCTAAAGGGCGCAAAGTTTTACCTTGCTCAACAAGACGACAACCACGCGTCCTTCATGATGCACCAGGCAACGGAACACTTTTACCAATGTGTGCTCCTGGTATCGACCCTCTACGGCCCGAAGTCTCACCGCATCAAGGTGCTGCGCTCGCAAGCCGAAAGCACCGATGCGCGGCTGGTCGCGGCCTGGCCGCGCGACACCCGCTTTGCCCGCCGCTGCTTCGAGCTGTTGTCACGGGCTTATGTCGAGGCGCGATATTCGTCGAAATACACGATCAGCGATGATGAACTGCAATGGCTCGTCGCGCGCGTGAAGGATCTGCAGCAGCTTGTGGAGACGATCTGCAAAGAACGTCTCTCATGA
- a CDS encoding type II toxin-antitoxin system Phd/YefM family antitoxin, whose translation MSTISVAEAKSGFAGLVDEAANGEFVTITRHGKPAAVLVSVEAAELAKRALKKPRPNFGDFLMTYPGPAALERNPSKMREIDE comes from the coding sequence ATGTCAACAATTAGCGTAGCGGAAGCAAAATCCGGGTTCGCCGGGCTGGTGGATGAGGCCGCAAACGGCGAATTCGTGACGATCACGCGGCACGGAAAGCCCGCCGCCGTGCTTGTGTCGGTCGAAGCGGCCGAGCTTGCAAAGCGGGCTTTGAAGAAGCCACGGCCGAATTTTGGCGACTTCTTGATGACGTATCCCGGCCCTGCCGCTCTCGAAAGAAACCCCTCAAAAATGAGGGAAATTGATGAGTAA
- a CDS encoding NAD(P)-dependent oxidoreductase, with protein sequence MSSASGGSGTAVVNRLKPFGFRILGYDPGQPPGHEKAVGYERSDRLDKLLAQSDVVTLHCPATEETRGIMGADGLARLKPGALVVNTARGELLDDLDALEASLRSGHLAAAAIDTLAQEPPGDHSLLTAWRKREGWLAGRLVITPHNAFYSDHAAVEMRSNAAQTVRILLDEGRLRNKVAA encoded by the coding sequence GTGTCGTCGGCGTCGGGCGGATCGGGCACGGCGGTCGTCAACCGGCTGAAGCCATTCGGTTTCCGTATCCTTGGTTACGATCCCGGCCAACCGCCCGGCCATGAAAAGGCCGTCGGTTACGAGCGCTCCGACCGGCTGGACAAGCTTCTCGCCCAGTCGGATGTGGTCACGCTTCATTGTCCGGCGACCGAAGAGACGCGCGGCATTATGGGCGCCGACGGTCTTGCCCGACTTAAACCGGGAGCGCTTGTCGTAAACACAGCACGCGGCGAGCTACTCGACGACCTCGATGCGCTAGAAGCCTCGTTGCGAAGCGGCCATCTGGCTGCGGCCGCAATCGACACTCTGGCGCAGGAGCCGCCCGGTGACCATTCTTTGCTGACGGCTTGGCGCAAACGTGAAGGCTGGCTTGCCGGGCGGCTCGTGATCACGCCGCATAACGCCTTCTATTCCGATCATGCGGCTGTCGAGATGCGTTCCAACGCAGCGCAGACGGTCCGGATATTGCTCGACGAAGGCAGGCTGCGAAACAAGGTGGCGGCTTAA
- the msuE gene encoding FMN reductase: protein MSNDLIVGFSGNISRPSSTRRFVESVTGSLAKQAGLQHAVFDVEDLGTSLAAARSVADLDPAARKMIQTIVEAEALIIGSPTYKGSYTGLFKHVFDLLDPADLRGKPVILTATGGGDRHSLVVEHQLRPLFAFFEAFVLPTAIYASSRDFTDGKPSAAILGRVNQALVEASVLVKSRSTADAIAAE from the coding sequence ATGAGCAACGATCTGATCGTCGGCTTTTCGGGCAATATCTCCCGCCCGTCGAGCACCAGGCGTTTCGTGGAGAGCGTAACAGGTTCGCTGGCGAAGCAGGCAGGCCTGCAGCATGCTGTCTTCGACGTGGAAGACCTCGGCACGTCACTGGCGGCCGCAAGATCGGTCGCGGACCTCGATCCTGCCGCAAGAAAAATGATCCAAACAATCGTCGAGGCCGAAGCGCTCATCATCGGGTCGCCAACCTACAAAGGGAGCTACACGGGCCTGTTCAAGCACGTCTTCGATCTACTTGATCCCGCAGACTTGCGCGGTAAACCTGTCATCCTGACGGCGACCGGCGGGGGCGATCGACACTCCCTCGTTGTCGAGCATCAACTTCGCCCACTGTTCGCTTTTTTCGAGGCTTTTGTTCTGCCGACAGCAATCTACGCCTCGAGCCGCGATTTCACCGATGGCAAGCCGTCAGCAGCTATTCTCGGTCGCGTAAACCAGGCGCTGGTGGAGGCTTCCGTCCTTGTGAAGTCCCGCTCGACAGCCGACGCAATTGCCGCGGAATAA
- a CDS encoding acyl-CoA dehydrogenase family protein: MSHDKIVPDETVRVLAEAAPDADRTGQFPWTGIRAVHQSGLLESTVATRYGGEGATLGDTAHILAALGRGDPSVALISAMTIFNHLGQAAKNHWPDDLYRRLLAEGKQRPLLLNAARVEPELGSPARGGLPATLARRTANGWSITGRKRFVTGAHGLTHFLVWAHTDETPARVGTFVVPNGLPGIHVIENWNSLGMRATGSHDVEFIDVKIPREDVLELVDPSVAQQDNRAHAAITLALTAIYLGAAEAAQAAFIRFAHERVPANLGRPIAQTERFVALSGEIDLLVSGARQIIFGALEANHGDAERLIRARLLAGRQLREAVQIAVRGIGNPGLNADLGLERHFRDVQSVLVHAPQEDTSISILGRAAFDRWSREETTRSSYPTGLTVLKTA; this comes from the coding sequence ATGTCCCATGATAAAATCGTCCCAGATGAAACCGTGCGCGTTCTCGCAGAAGCCGCACCGGATGCGGATCGAACCGGTCAATTTCCCTGGACGGGTATCCGTGCCGTTCATCAGAGTGGCCTCCTTGAGAGCACTGTTGCAACTCGCTATGGCGGCGAAGGCGCTACGCTCGGTGATACGGCCCACATTCTGGCGGCGCTGGGGCGGGGTGATCCCTCGGTAGCGCTGATCAGCGCCATGACGATCTTCAATCATCTCGGCCAGGCCGCAAAGAACCATTGGCCGGACGATCTATACAGGCGCCTACTGGCAGAGGGAAAGCAGCGACCGCTGCTGCTCAACGCAGCGCGCGTCGAGCCGGAACTGGGGTCTCCGGCGCGCGGCGGTTTACCCGCGACTCTCGCCCGCCGCACTGCAAACGGCTGGTCAATTACGGGTCGCAAGCGCTTCGTGACGGGCGCACACGGCCTTACCCATTTCCTTGTCTGGGCGCATACGGACGAAACGCCTGCGCGCGTCGGAACGTTCGTCGTACCAAACGGACTGCCCGGCATCCACGTGATTGAGAACTGGAACAGCCTGGGCATGCGCGCCACAGGTTCGCATGACGTCGAATTTATCGACGTCAAGATCCCGAGGGAAGACGTTCTGGAACTCGTCGACCCATCGGTGGCGCAGCAGGACAATCGCGCCCATGCGGCGATCACGTTGGCGCTGACTGCAATCTATCTCGGCGCGGCCGAAGCCGCGCAAGCGGCCTTCATTCGGTTCGCGCATGAGCGCGTGCCGGCCAATCTGGGCCGTCCCATTGCCCAAACAGAGCGGTTTGTGGCACTTTCAGGTGAGATCGACCTGCTCGTCTCCGGTGCCCGACAGATCATTTTCGGGGCGCTCGAAGCCAACCATGGTGACGCGGAAAGGCTAATAAGGGCCCGGCTCCTCGCGGGTCGGCAACTGCGCGAAGCGGTGCAGATCGCGGTACGCGGCATCGGCAATCCGGGCCTCAACGCCGACCTGGGACTTGAACGGCATTTCAGGGATGTTCAGTCCGTACTCGTCCATGCGCCGCAGGAAGATACATCGATTTCGATATTGGGCCGTGCCGCGTTTGATCGATGGAGTCGCGAGGAAACCACCCGCTCGAGCTATCCGACAGGGCTCACCGTCCTGAAAACAGCCTAA
- a CDS encoding LLM class flavin-dependent oxidoreductase, with translation MAAEFISVSFPNASNDLNPIPDAPVDPRFLERYARALDDYGFNYTLIPYSSSSFDPFTLGATVLAHTKNIKIIVALRPNTIYPTVAAKSLATLDQLSGGRVVVHFIAGGSDEEQAREGDFLNKEQRYERQEEYIRILRQAWTSTEPFDFGGKYYRFKQFRSAVRPTNGLIPISLGGSSDAAYRIGGSLCDIFGLWGEPLAETKQQIERIYAEAARAGRTDRPRIWVTFRPIVAETDELAWQKAHRVLDQLNENRQKGLARAPLNAGRPANVGSQRLLDIAARGDVHDRALWYPTVTATNASGATTALVGSPRTIADSILDYIDLGADLISIRGYDNYNDAVDYGRYILPLVREGIREREDARKRTAA, from the coding sequence ATGGCCGCGGAATTCATTAGTGTAAGCTTTCCTAACGCGTCGAACGACCTGAACCCCATACCTGACGCGCCTGTGGATCCACGTTTCCTGGAGCGCTATGCGCGCGCGCTCGACGACTATGGCTTCAACTATACGCTGATCCCCTACTCCTCCTCGTCTTTCGATCCCTTCACGCTCGGCGCTACGGTCCTGGCACACACGAAGAATATCAAGATCATCGTGGCCTTGCGCCCTAACACCATCTATCCAACGGTCGCAGCCAAATCACTTGCAACACTCGACCAGTTGAGCGGTGGGCGTGTAGTCGTTCACTTCATCGCAGGCGGCAGCGACGAAGAACAGGCTCGTGAAGGCGACTTCCTCAACAAGGAGCAGCGCTACGAGCGTCAGGAAGAATACATCCGGATCCTACGTCAAGCCTGGACGTCCACAGAACCTTTCGACTTCGGTGGGAAATACTACCGGTTTAAGCAATTCCGCAGCGCAGTGCGCCCAACCAATGGACTGATCCCGATTTCGCTCGGCGGTTCGTCGGATGCCGCTTATCGGATCGGTGGTTCACTGTGCGACATTTTCGGGCTCTGGGGGGAGCCGCTTGCAGAAACAAAACAGCAGATCGAACGGATCTACGCGGAAGCGGCAAGGGCAGGTCGGACGGATCGCCCGCGCATCTGGGTCACCTTCCGGCCGATCGTGGCGGAAACCGACGAGTTGGCGTGGCAAAAGGCGCACAGAGTTCTAGACCAGTTGAACGAAAACCGTCAGAAAGGCTTGGCACGTGCGCCACTCAATGCTGGGCGCCCGGCCAATGTCGGTTCACAGCGGCTTCTGGACATTGCGGCACGCGGTGATGTGCATGACCGAGCCTTATGGTATCCGACGGTCACAGCAACCAATGCCAGCGGCGCCACCACCGCGCTTGTGGGCTCGCCGCGCACCATTGCAGATTCCATCCTCGATTACATCGATCTTGGCGCCGATCTGATCTCGATCCGCGGCTATGACAACTACAATGATGCGGTCGATTATGGCCGTTACATCCTGCCGCTTGTGCGTGAAGGCATTCGCGAACGGGAAGATGCGAGGAAAAGGACTGCCGCGTGA
- a CDS encoding ABC transporter ATP-binding protein — translation MAPQDRLTANFLSVENDASKPQRLGPLLRTEGLSVSYGPHQVVSNVSFELGRGKSLALIGESGSGKSTIARAVLRLLPSEGRATGRVEFDGQDVLALSERHFRPLRGRAIGFVPQDPGTSLNPVRTIGAQAMEEAALIDEPNAAIRKALILETFAQVGLDNPQRVYESYPHQLSGGMLQRVLIGLAVLPRPALLVADEPTSALDVTIQKRILDLVSRLQHELDISLLLITHDLAIAAERANSLVVLKEGAVQEAGKTASVFSSPTSAYAKKLHADVPALNPNRYATLRDPGFRLLDAAGKAPKIEVSAVTKAFKVDGKVLTAVNDVSFSVPAGTTHALVGESGSGKTTTIRLLVGLEVPDTGDISVAGEQLTGRSHGSLRMAWRHLQLVYQNPFTSLDPTWKVEQLVREPLDRFKIGTPRERVEQAREALANVGLGEQLLSRKPSALSGGQRQRVAIARSLVLRPDVIVLDEPTSALDVSVQADIVEVLLSLQAKLGLTYVFVSHDLALVRQLAHTVSVMQRGRIVERGTVSDIFDNPQHPYTASLLESIPSGIAGVARVPRLQPRRIIGREKIA, via the coding sequence ATGGCTCCGCAAGACAGACTGACCGCCAATTTCTTAAGCGTTGAAAACGACGCGTCCAAGCCGCAGCGATTAGGTCCGCTGCTTCGAACCGAGGGACTTTCGGTATCTTACGGGCCACACCAAGTCGTTAGCAACGTCAGCTTCGAGCTAGGGCGCGGCAAGAGCCTCGCGCTCATAGGCGAGTCGGGTTCGGGCAAATCGACCATCGCACGCGCGGTGCTGCGGCTGCTCCCGAGTGAAGGGCGCGCGACCGGGCGCGTTGAATTCGATGGTCAGGACGTGCTCGCGCTTTCCGAGCGTCATTTCCGGCCACTACGGGGACGGGCGATCGGTTTCGTTCCGCAGGATCCCGGCACCTCGCTCAATCCGGTCAGGACGATCGGTGCGCAAGCGATGGAGGAGGCCGCCCTTATCGACGAGCCTAATGCGGCCATCCGCAAGGCGCTCATCCTGGAAACATTCGCCCAGGTCGGGCTCGACAACCCCCAACGGGTCTACGAGTCTTACCCCCACCAGTTGTCAGGGGGCATGCTGCAGCGCGTACTGATCGGCCTTGCGGTCCTGCCGCGGCCCGCGCTCCTGGTCGCAGACGAGCCGACGTCCGCGCTCGACGTCACGATCCAGAAGCGGATCCTCGACTTGGTTTCGCGTCTCCAGCACGAGCTTGATATCAGCCTGCTTCTCATTACCCATGACCTTGCGATCGCCGCCGAGCGAGCGAACTCGCTCGTGGTACTCAAAGAGGGCGCCGTCCAGGAAGCCGGCAAAACCGCTTCCGTCTTCTCATCGCCCACTTCGGCATACGCAAAGAAGTTGCACGCCGATGTTCCAGCCCTCAACCCCAATCGCTACGCCACATTGCGCGATCCCGGCTTTCGTCTCCTTGATGCCGCCGGCAAGGCACCGAAGATCGAGGTCAGCGCCGTCACGAAGGCATTCAAAGTCGATGGCAAAGTATTGACAGCCGTCAACGACGTGTCGTTCAGCGTCCCGGCCGGCACGACCCATGCGCTGGTGGGCGAGTCCGGCTCGGGCAAGACGACGACGATCCGGCTGCTCGTCGGACTCGAGGTGCCCGACACCGGCGACATCTCGGTCGCCGGCGAGCAGCTCACCGGTCGCTCGCACGGATCGCTGCGCATGGCTTGGCGCCATCTCCAGCTTGTCTATCAGAACCCGTTTACCTCGCTCGACCCGACCTGGAAGGTCGAGCAACTGGTGCGCGAGCCGCTCGACCGGTTCAAGATCGGAACGCCCAGGGAGCGGGTCGAACAGGCCAGAGAGGCGCTAGCCAATGTGGGGCTCGGCGAGCAGCTCCTTTCCCGTAAGCCGTCAGCCCTCTCAGGCGGCCAGCGCCAGCGCGTGGCGATTGCACGCTCCTTGGTGCTGCGGCCGGACGTGATCGTACTCGACGAGCCGACCTCCGCGCTCGATGTCAGCGTCCAGGCCGATATCGTAGAGGTATTGCTATCGCTGCAGGCCAAGCTTGGCCTGACCTATGTGTTCGTGTCCCATGATCTGGCTCTCGTTCGCCAACTTGCGCACACCGTCTCTGTGATGCAGCGGGGTCGCATCGTCGAACGCGGAACAGTCAGTGACATCTTCGACAACCCGCAACACCCCTATACCGCGTCGTTGCTGGAATCGATCCCGTCCGGCATTGCCGGTGTTGCCCGCGTGCCACGCCTGCAACCCCGGCGGATCATCGGCAGGGAAAAGATCGCATGA
- a CDS encoding ABC transporter permease → MTLASTSSPSTVKASQWVTALRVPPTVALAFAVIALVIAWSLLPGLFASHSPVVGVPADKLLGPGIGHWFGTDHLGRDVYTRVVYGTASSVSSALIAVVIGVVAGGLIGLLAGFLGGWVDIVFARLVDVLLAIPKFLLAVIVVTAIGFETINAAIATGVSAVAIFARVMRSEVIKTRQATFVEASFLMGGSRRYILLRHVLPNASRSVLPLAVLQFGESILVIASLAFLGYGDPPPASDWGLLISIGKDYLKWPWLVYAPALVTIATVLSVNRISRWLRKTD, encoded by the coding sequence ATGACCCTCGCCTCCACTTCCTCCCCCTCGACCGTGAAGGCCTCCCAGTGGGTCACGGCCCTTCGGGTGCCGCCGACCGTCGCGCTCGCCTTCGCGGTTATCGCGCTGGTGATCGCCTGGTCGCTCCTCCCCGGACTGTTCGCGAGCCATAGCCCCGTCGTCGGGGTGCCGGCCGACAAATTGCTTGGCCCCGGCATCGGGCACTGGTTCGGTACCGATCACCTCGGACGAGACGTCTATACCCGCGTCGTATATGGTACGGCCTCTTCTGTGTCGAGCGCGCTCATCGCCGTTGTGATAGGCGTCGTCGCTGGCGGTCTCATCGGCCTTCTGGCCGGCTTTCTCGGAGGTTGGGTGGACATCGTATTCGCCCGTCTGGTCGACGTACTGCTGGCCATCCCAAAATTCCTGCTTGCGGTCATCGTTGTTACTGCGATCGGTTTCGAGACCATAAACGCCGCAATCGCCACCGGCGTCTCAGCGGTGGCGATCTTCGCCCGGGTCATGCGCTCGGAAGTCATCAAGACGAGGCAGGCGACATTCGTTGAGGCGTCGTTCCTGATGGGCGGCTCGCGCCGATACATTCTTTTGCGCCACGTGCTGCCGAACGCCTCACGTTCGGTACTGCCGCTTGCAGTGTTGCAGTTCGGCGAGTCGATCCTGGTGATCGCCAGTCTTGCCTTCCTTGGCTATGGCGACCCGCCGCCCGCCTCCGACTGGGGTCTGCTGATCTCCATCGGCAAGGACTACCTCAAATGGCCGTGGCTCGTGTACGCGCCGGCCCTTGTCACAATCGCGACCGTCCTCTCTGTGAACAGGATCAGCCGATGGCTCCGCAAGACAGACTGA
- a CDS encoding ABC transporter permease yields the protein MSNAYLTYAAKRLGQAVVVILLAYVFTFVVVSILPGDPITSVLRNPQNGFTEEEIAEIIAAQGLDRPVLVQLWTSLCGFLTGDLGMSMRSNRPVATLIAEVLPSTLILATTGLAVALLLAMAVSYGTRFVPKRLGQGLLRGFPSLFLSVPNFVIGLVLIHVFGFQIGLFRVIEPNSFWATLFAAIALGIPVSAQIAEVLIANLDHEAEQEYAAVARGRGIGQMRLFAKHLLKPASLPVVTVIALTIGELLGGSLITETVFGRTGVGSLVQRSVSTQDLPVLQAVVSLGAVDFVLVNLIADLVYPLLDPRVKLIGGSKYRPATADDSIDLSKAVT from the coding sequence ATGAGCAATGCCTACCTAACCTACGCCGCAAAGCGGCTCGGCCAGGCTGTCGTCGTTATACTGCTGGCCTATGTCTTCACCTTCGTGGTCGTCAGCATTCTGCCAGGCGACCCGATCACAAGCGTCCTTCGCAACCCCCAGAACGGGTTCACGGAGGAAGAGATTGCCGAAATCATCGCGGCTCAGGGCTTGGACAGACCAGTCCTGGTGCAACTGTGGACGTCCCTTTGCGGCTTTCTGACTGGCGACCTAGGCATGTCGATGCGGTCCAATCGGCCCGTGGCAACGTTGATTGCCGAGGTGCTTCCCTCAACGCTGATTCTCGCAACGACAGGTCTCGCGGTCGCATTGCTGCTGGCAATGGCGGTTTCGTATGGGACTCGGTTCGTTCCAAAACGGTTGGGACAGGGCTTGCTGCGGGGCTTCCCGTCGTTGTTCCTGTCGGTACCCAATTTCGTGATCGGCCTGGTCCTGATTCACGTCTTCGGCTTCCAGATCGGGCTCTTCCGCGTCATCGAACCCAATAGCTTTTGGGCGACCCTGTTTGCGGCAATCGCGCTCGGAATTCCTGTTTCAGCGCAGATCGCCGAGGTGCTCATTGCAAACCTTGATCACGAGGCAGAGCAGGAATACGCCGCGGTCGCGCGTGGTCGCGGTATCGGGCAAATGCGTCTTTTTGCAAAACACTTGCTCAAGCCGGCCTCGCTGCCGGTTGTCACCGTCATCGCACTCACCATCGGCGAACTGCTCGGCGGCTCGCTGATCACCGAGACCGTCTTCGGACGCACCGGTGTTGGCAGTCTGGTGCAGCGTTCGGTGAGCACTCAGGACCTTCCCGTCCTGCAAGCTGTCGTTTCGTTGGGGGCAGTGGACTTCGTGCTCGTCAACCTGATCGCTGACCTGGTCTACCCGTTGCTCGACCCGCGTGTGAAGCTCATCGGCGGCTCCAAGTACCGACCGGCTACCGCCGACGACTCCATTGATCTCAGCAAGGCGGTGACTTGA
- a CDS encoding ABC transporter substrate-binding protein, giving the protein MIERSTLLSLSRRRLLITTSAAATAILVATAGFTPALSADSPRNGGDVTFLIDSLGDTWIPNNSAISSFQGHIWGHVADKLLYVDADGKVSPWLAERWEQNDNATEFTLHLKDGVTFSDGTPLDAAAVVANLDIWYAGRKSEGINPIGLFPKTYDHAEAVDATTVKVFFKKPTLGFIPTLGYHGSILISPKTIAQPAARQADLSKTSGSGPYVVDSWKEGDFVKLVKRKDYNWGPPAVGHTGPAFLDSITYKLVSEPSLRVASVQSGQADVAYNASPQELKSLKEEGFTIATPRYLGFVNGWAVNTKLTPYDDVKVRQALQAGINRQEIIDTVYTPDWKLATSFIQSNVPGVTDHSDLLAFNPDRAEKLLDEAGWTKGADGVRTKDGKPLSLTIHSNPYLATSKSVDELIAQQLGKIGWKVVIRAYDVVTFGEKVKFGGAAVPTYEVTRSFIDAGTVASILTNANNGENWFALGESDNKLNELRDKIAGAGSAEIRKPLLDELQKYVLEQGYFIPRTQIVQRIYVQSPTLKGETYNGVAYASYYTATKSD; this is encoded by the coding sequence ATGATCGAACGTTCTACGTTGCTCTCTCTTTCCCGACGCCGTCTGCTGATAACAACGTCCGCGGCAGCGACTGCTATTTTGGTGGCAACGGCAGGGTTCACTCCGGCTCTGAGCGCTGACAGCCCGCGCAATGGCGGCGACGTCACATTCCTCATTGATTCGCTGGGCGATACCTGGATCCCGAACAATAGCGCAATCTCCAGCTTCCAGGGCCACATCTGGGGCCACGTGGCCGACAAGCTCCTCTATGTCGACGCTGACGGCAAGGTCAGCCCCTGGCTTGCCGAGCGCTGGGAGCAGAACGACAACGCCACCGAGTTCACCTTGCACCTTAAGGACGGCGTGACCTTTTCCGACGGCACCCCGCTCGATGCGGCGGCCGTCGTCGCCAATCTCGACATCTGGTACGCCGGCCGCAAGAGCGAGGGCATCAATCCGATTGGCCTCTTCCCGAAAACCTACGATCATGCCGAAGCGGTTGACGCGACCACAGTAAAGGTCTTCTTCAAGAAGCCGACGCTCGGCTTCATTCCAACGCTCGGCTACCACGGCTCGATCCTGATCTCGCCGAAGACCATCGCGCAGCCCGCAGCCCGGCAGGCCGACTTGAGCAAGACTTCCGGCAGCGGCCCGTACGTGGTCGATTCCTGGAAGGAGGGTGACTTCGTCAAGCTGGTCAAGCGCAAGGATTACAATTGGGGTCCTCCTGCAGTTGGCCACACCGGCCCGGCCTTTCTCGACTCTATCACCTATAAGCTAGTGTCCGAGCCGTCGCTCAGGGTCGCCTCGGTTCAGTCCGGCCAAGCAGACGTCGCCTACAACGCCTCCCCCCAGGAGCTGAAGTCCCTCAAGGAGGAGGGCTTCACCATCGCCACCCCGCGCTATCTCGGCTTCGTCAATGGCTGGGCGGTCAACACTAAGCTGACACCATATGACGACGTCAAGGTCCGCCAAGCGCTGCAGGCCGGGATCAACCGCCAGGAAATCATCGACACCGTTTACACCCCCGACTGGAAACTCGCGACGTCCTTCATCCAGAGCAATGTGCCCGGAGTGACCGACCACAGCGACCTGCTAGCGTTTAATCCCGATAGGGCCGAAAAGCTCCTCGACGAGGCGGGCTGGACGAAGGGTGCGGACGGCGTCCGCACGAAGGACGGCAAGCCGCTATCGCTGACAATCCACTCCAATCCTTACCTTGCGACCTCGAAGTCGGTGGACGAGCTCATTGCTCAGCAGCTCGGCAAGATCGGTTGGAAAGTTGTTATACGAGCTTACGACGTCGTGACGTTCGGAGAGAAGGTCAAGTTCGGAGGCGCGGCTGTTCCAACCTATGAGGTGACGCGCAGCTTCATCGATGCTGGCACCGTTGCGAGCATCCTGACAAACGCAAACAACGGCGAGAACTGGTTCGCCCTCGGGGAAAGCGATAACAAGCTCAACGAACTGCGCGACAAGATCGCCGGCGCTGGCTCTGCCGAAATTCGAAAGCCGCTTCTCGACGAGCTGCAGAAATACGTCCTCGAGCAGGGCTATTTCATCCCGCGCACACAGATCGTCCAGCGCATCTATGTGCAATCGCCGACGCTCAAGGGCGAGACATATAACGGCGTCGCCTACGCCAGTTACTACACGGCCACCAAGAGCGATTGA